DNA from Bacillus carboniphilus:
TCTATTCCTGTATCTAAAATAGCTACTCGAACACCTTTGCCTGTTAAACCATTGCTGACCGACGGGGAAATATTAATAGTTTCGTACCCCCAAGAATGTGTTTGCGATTGATTACTAATAGGGGGACTTGTATTTGAAATTGTTGTTGACGTTACTTGTGCTGGTTTATTTTCAGTTATTATTCTAACTGGAATAATGTTCACTAACTGATTTAATTGAGACGATGTCCCTTTTACAGCAACCGAATCAATGGATGAGTATGTGTACATCAATTCAAACCCTAGCTGATTTATGTACTCTAGGGGTATCTCCTGTTCAAATTGGATAATATACTCATTCACCTCTTCTTGATCTTCCGCAAATACATTTACTGAGAATGATGAAAAAATGAGTAGAAAAATAATTAAATAAATTGATAGTTTTCTTAGCATATCTGGTCCCTCGTTATTCTAGTCTTATCTTTATTACATCATTTATAAAGGTGTAGGTCTAGGATTAACACTCACACTTTTTACTATTTATCGTAAAAAAACAGGACCGGTATAAACCAGTCCCTTCTACTATCATTAATGAAGACGTTTTGATGGCGTGCCATTCATTTCAGTATATAAAAAGCCTATATCTAATCCCTCATAATGATAATAGTAATCTAGTATCCCAAAGAACATTGCCTTCGCTGCCTTTTGGCGCTCAGCAGGAGAGCTTATCTTTTGATTATCTCCTTTGTTATCAATAAACCCTAATTCTACTAACACGGCAGGCATTGTATTCTCACGTAACACATGGAAATTACCGTGTTTAATGCCGCGATCGTTTAAATTCCAAGCTTCAATTAAACGATTTTGAATATAGAGTGCTAGTGCCCGACTTTCAGAAGTGTATGGGTTGGTCGAAGCCGTACGATAATAATACGTCTCCGTTCCATTCGCACTTCCATTAAATGCATTGGTATGGATACTTACAAACATATCTCCACCTTGTTGTTCTGCAAAACTAACTCGATCAGCCAATTCTATTTTACGATCGGTTTCTCTTGTCATTGAAACTGTTAGTGGCGTTTGTTCTAAATAAGCTTTTAGCTTATTACCGACATCTAGCACGACATCTTTTTCATATATACCGAATCCATCAGCCCCGGGATCTGGTGAACCGTGCCCTGGATCAATGATGATATGGGTTTCTCTTAGAATTTTATCTATGGTATCGACAGTGTCATCAGGATTTGTAGATAGATATTCACCGTAGACGAAGCCAGTTTTACCATCTTCCCAAGTTACATAATACCAATCTCCTATTTGATAGGCTATTTTAACAGGCATTGGTTGTAATAAAGCAATTTTAGGGAATAATGTTCCTGGACCAGTTCTAACGTTTAAGTCCGTTGCAATAACAAACATGTCTTCATCAAATGTTTCTGTTGGCTTACTACGCAAATCTACTAAAATACCTCTAGCTAAAAACACTGAGAAATCTGCACGGATAATATGCAAGTGTGATCCGAAAGTACCGTCAGGCAGTCCGTCAGAAATTCCTTTTTCCATTAGTGTCTCTGTAGCTTCTTGAATAGTTGCATCTCCATAGGTGAATGCCTTACTAATCATGATCGCCATTTCCCCACGTGTAACAGGTTGGTCCGGCTTAAAAGTGCCATCATTGTATCCACTGATAATTTTCTTATCAACCGCAGCTTGTATGTAACCAGAAGCAAAGTTTCCTGAACCTACATCCGGAAAAATAGTAGATTTTCTAGTACCATTTAGGGACAACGCACGTCCAATCATTGCAGCCGCTTCTGCTCTTGTTACTTTACGATCAGGTGAAAACATATCTGGTGTAGTCCCATAAACAATTCCACCAGATGCAAGGTAATAAATTTCATCTGCAGCTCTATAACTAGTGCCTATATCTTTAAAGTAATGAGTTGAGGTGGAAGCAATTTTTGCAAGAAGTTCTTCATTTGGGAGTTCGGTTTGAATTTCTACTAAACATTCATTATTTTCTTCACTAGTTTCTGTTTCATCTAGTGTAGACTCTTCTTGGTCTATTGTTTCATCCTCTGTAGTGTTTTCGTCGGTGTCCATCGTTGATTCTTCTGTATTGTCCTGAGACTGTTCTATATCTGTACAGCTATTTTCATTGACTGTGTTTCCATTGTCATCAGTAGTAGAATCGGCTTCATTTATTAAATCTTCATTAGAAGTCGAATCAGTATTAGAATCTGTAGTGTCGTTTTCCGTAGTACTCTCCTCGTCTTGTGTTGCGGTAGTTTCCCCCGTCGTACTCTCATTATTGGATAAAGAGGAGGCATCTTCTAGATTTGAAGATTCTTGGGTAACAACGTCTGGTTCACTTCCTTCAGAAGTAAGCTCATTCGCGTAGGAAACCGGACCTGGAATCGACAGGAAAAGGAGGCCTGCTGTCAAACTTTGCAGTACCTTGCGCATTTTGTCTCTCCTTTCGACTTTTTTCTACATTTTAACATATAGAATCTAGAACTGTATCATCCTTTCTAGCTATTTTTTGGTTAGATTTGAGGGAGAGCTTAAAACAGTTGGTACTGCTCGAATTTTCTA
Protein-coding regions in this window:
- a CDS encoding N-acetylmuramoyl-L-alanine amidase, which produces MRKVLQSLTAGLLFLSIPGPVSYANELTSEGSEPDVVTQESSNLEDASSLSNNESTTGETTATQDEESTTENDTTDSNTDSTSNEDLINEADSTTDDNGNTVNENSCTDIEQSQDNTEESTMDTDENTTEDETIDQEESTLDETETSEENNECLVEIQTELPNEELLAKIASTSTHYFKDIGTSYRAADEIYYLASGGIVYGTTPDMFSPDRKVTRAEAAAMIGRALSLNGTRKSTIFPDVGSGNFASGYIQAAVDKKIISGYNDGTFKPDQPVTRGEMAIMISKAFTYGDATIQEATETLMEKGISDGLPDGTFGSHLHIIRADFSVFLARGILVDLRSKPTETFDEDMFVIATDLNVRTGPGTLFPKIALLQPMPVKIAYQIGDWYYVTWEDGKTGFVYGEYLSTNPDDTVDTIDKILRETHIIIDPGHGSPDPGADGFGIYEKDVVLDVGNKLKAYLEQTPLTVSMTRETDRKIELADRVSFAEQQGGDMFVSIHTNAFNGSANGTETYYYRTASTNPYTSESRALALYIQNRLIEAWNLNDRGIKHGNFHVLRENTMPAVLVELGFIDNKGDNQKISSPAERQKAAKAMFFGILDYYYHYEGLDIGFLYTEMNGTPSKRLH